A window of the Polaribacter batillariae genome harbors these coding sequences:
- the dsrP gene encoding sulfate reduction electron transfer complex DsrMKJOP subunit DsrP, whose translation MKQLKVFRSLVKDSLGTITSGSITYHIWMASLTIIMLIGMYCYSIQLEEGLSATGMTDRVSWGLYISNFTFLVGVAAAAVMLVMPTYVLKDIDFKQAVLIGEGLAVAALIMCLAFVVADMGGPSVLWHMIPGIGVFNFPNSMLTWDVIVLNGYLFLNITIPFYILFRHYQGKEAKKNVYLPGAILSVFWAVAIHLVTAFLYQGLQAKPFWNNALLGPRFLASAFAAGPALIILVLAVIRAFTAFKIEDKTIKKIAMVVTVAAQINLIMLVSELFKEFYAPTHHSESAYYLFFGLDGKTALLPWIWTAITMNVLATIMLTFHKLRNNLKVLYFCCFLLFVAIWIEKGFGLIVPGFIPGPYGKIAEYTPTAIEIGVTLGIWAMGALVFTMLAKTAIYIELGKIKFKKKA comes from the coding sequence ATGAAACAACTTAAAGTATTTAGAAGCTTAGTAAAAGATAGCTTAGGCACAATTACTAGTGGCTCCATTACGTATCATATCTGGATGGCTTCCTTAACCATTATTATGCTTATAGGAATGTATTGTTATTCCATTCAACTAGAAGAAGGTTTAAGCGCTACAGGAATGACAGACAGGGTAAGTTGGGGGTTGTATATTTCTAACTTTACCTTTTTAGTAGGGGTTGCAGCAGCAGCAGTAATGCTAGTAATGCCAACCTATGTTTTAAAAGATATCGATTTTAAACAAGCTGTTTTAATAGGAGAAGGTTTGGCAGTAGCTGCTTTAATAATGTGTTTGGCATTTGTGGTGGCAGATATGGGTGGCCCATCTGTTTTATGGCATATGATTCCTGGCATAGGCGTTTTTAATTTTCCAAATTCTATGTTAACTTGGGATGTGATTGTTTTAAATGGTTATTTATTTTTAAATATTACCATTCCTTTTTATATCCTTTTTAGACATTATCAAGGCAAAGAAGCTAAGAAAAACGTGTATTTACCAGGCGCAATTTTATCCGTTTTTTGGGCAGTGGCTATTCACTTGGTAACCGCATTTTTATACCAAGGTTTGCAAGCAAAACCATTTTGGAACAACGCACTTTTAGGACCTCGTTTTTTAGCATCTGCATTTGCAGCTGGGCCAGCTTTAATTATTTTAGTATTAGCTGTTATTAGAGCTTTTACAGCATTTAAAATTGAAGATAAAACCATCAAAAAAATTGCAATGGTAGTAACTGTTGCAGCTCAAATAAACCTAATAATGTTGGTATCAGAGTTGTTTAAAGAATTTTATGCTCCTACACACCATAGTGAAAGTGCCTATTATTTATTCTTTGGTTTAGATGGAAAAACAGCACTATTGCCTTGGATTTGGACCGCCATTACTATGAATGTTTTAGCCACTATTATGTTAACATTTCATAAACTTAGAAATAATTTGAAAGTATTGTATTTCTGTTGTTTTCTTTTATTTGTTGCCATTTGGATCGAAAAAGGATTTGGTTTAATCGTTCCTGGATTTATTCCTGGGCCTTATGGAAAAATTGCAGAATACACACCAACAGCCATAGAAATTGGCGTAACATTAGGTATTTGGGCAATGGGTGCATTGGTTTTTACAATGCTTGCTAAAACCGCCATTTATATTGAATTAGGCAAAATAAAATTTAAAAAGAAAGCATAA